The DNA window ATCAGGTTTCCTATTTCTTCAGCTACCTTACCGGAAACTCCGGTATCGATCTCATCTAAAATAAGTGTTGGCAGCTCATCGCTTTCAGCAATAATCTTTTTAACTGCCAGCATTACCCTTGATCGTTCACCTCCTGAGATAGCTGTTTGAATAGGTTTTAATGGGAATCCTGAATTTGCCTGAAATAAAAGCTGAATATTTTCCTTACCAAAAGCATTAAATTCCGAAGCATCCTGTAGCTCTATATCTACCTTCGCTTTTTCAAGCCCTAATTTTTTTAATAATTCTTCAGCTTTTTTTATAAATACAGGAACACTTTTTTTTCTGTTTTTAGAAAGTTTTTCAGAAAGTGACTGAAGTGATTTTTCTTTCTTCGTAATATTTTCCTGGATTTCAACAATGTGAGACTCCAGTTCGGAAGCTCCTTCCTGTTCGCTCGATAATTGATCTCTGATTTCTTTCAGGTCATTAACATTTGAAACATTATGCTTTAATAACAAAGCATTGAGTTTATTACTAAGCTCGGAAAGCAAAGCTAAATTTTCGGGATTAGCTTCAATTTTTTCTGCCTCATCCTCTAATTCAGAAATGATGTCTTTTAATTCAACAAAAGACTCTTCCAATCTTTTATCAACTTCTGAAAAGCTGTGCGAAACCTCTGCTATTTTTGAAAGTTTATGTTTAGCCTCATTAAAAAAAGAGAGAATTCCAATTTCTTCCTGATGAAATCTTGATAAAACCTGAGCTAGATTTTCAGAAATCATCTCTGCATTTTCCTGAATAGAAAGTTGGTTCTGCAATTCCTCGTAGTCAACATCATCCAGCCTCAGATCATCTAATTCACTTAATAAAAACTGTTTGTAATCACTTTCTTTATTGTTTTCTGAAAGTTGAGTCTGCAATTTTTTAAGTTGAGTTTTTAAACTTTGAAATTCTAAAAATTCATGCTGATAATCTGTGATGAGCTGTTTATTTTCAGAGAGCCCGTCAATAATTTTAAACTGATATTCTGAGGTGAAAAGATTTGAAGTTTCAAATTGAGAATGGATATCGATAAGTTGTGAAGAAAGTTCTTTTAAAATATCTAATGTAACCGGCACATCATTTATAAAAGCTCTCGATTTTCCAGATGGTAAAATCTCTCTTCTGATAATAGTCTGATGTTCATAATCCAGATCATTCTCTATAAAGAATTTTTTAAACTGATTATTTAAAGAGAACTCTGTTTCAACAATACTTTTTTCTTCAGTATTTGAAATAGATTTTAAATCTGCTCTTTCGCCTAAAATAAGTCTTAAAGCCCCTAAAATAATAGACTTTCCTGCTCCCGTTTCACCAGTAATTACCTGTAAACCGTTTTGCAATGACACTTCAAGAGTATCAATAAGGGCAAAATTTTTAATGAAGATTTTAGAAAGCATAAATTTCCGGCAGATTAGACTGCAAATATAAAATTTTAGAATTCAGAATTCAAGATATTTATCTCCTTAAAATCTATTTTCTATTTCCACTTATCCCATTTATCATTAAACTTCGGCGCGAAAACCATCATCATTTGCTTCAGATCATTTAAGACGATACCGCCGTTATTGTTGGAATTGAAAATATTAAAAATTTCATCGTTCTTTGTTTCAATAAACAAATTCAATGCATAATTCTGCTGAAAGCTGTTTTCATACGTTTTCATTTGTAGTAAAGCATCATAAATAACTTTCTTTGGCTGAGTCTGATCCTGATTGAACAGATTATCTAATCCTGCTCTGTGGTAAGTATAAAATATCGAACGTAACTGACTTAAATTAGGACTTGTTAACTGGTTGATTAAAACCCCTCTTGTTCTTGGCCCTTCACTTCCAATTTGTGCCCAGCCCTCATATCCTCGATTTTGTGCATTTTGCCCGATCTGTTGTGCCTTTGCAAACCATGGAGTTCCACCCATCGATTGAAAACTATCCGCATCGTATCCTAAAACAAGATACACATAGAAGCTGATGACATCAATTAAGTTTTTACCAGAAAACTGTCGCTCATTAAATATAAGATTTTCGTTTTCTACATACTCAAAAGCGAATTTGGTATCCTGTAGGTTAATTAATGGAGATTCATAATTTGAACTATAAACAGGGCGAACTGCCTGAATTACAATATTCCCGGAATATTTATTATTCCCTTCGCTTTTAGAAATTACAATAGCGAAGTTAGATTTTATTTTTTCAAAGTTCTGAAGTTTTTTACCAGTCCAGCTCGTGTTATTTATAAAGTCCTTAAGGCTTTTTTCCAAGGTTTTAAAAACCTGTTGGTTACTTCCTCCCAACTGCTGGGCATTTACCTGAACTGTACACAACAACTCTTGCGAAAAGCTGGTATTATATATGAAAAGCAGTAAAAATAAACTTATAAGTTTTTTCATTATCTATTAAAAATTGAGAACGGAAATTTATTAAAATTATTTTAAAAGTTGATACTCAACGAAATTCAAAATATCCTTTGCTACATCATCTTTAGATTTAAGCTCAAATTCTTTCTTTTCGGTTTTGGTGAATATCCTTATTTTGTTGGTGTCATTTTTAAATCCAGCTCCTTCATCGCGAAGAGAATTCAAGATAATCATATCCAGGTTTTTCTTTTCCAATTTCCCCTTTGCATTTTCCTCTTCATTCTGAGTTTCCAAAGCAAATCCAACTAAAAACTGATGCACCTTCCTCTCTCCCATTGTTTTGAGAATATCCGGATTTTTAACCAATTCTATCGTAAGATTATCATCGTTCTTTTTAATTTTCTCTTTGGCCACTTCTTTTGGAGCATAATCAGCGACTGCAGCACTTGCAATAGCAATATCAACGTTTTCATAGTATTGAAATACTTTATCTAACATCTCTTTTGCCGAGGTTACTTTATGTAAATCAATATTTTTATTTTCAATAGTTTGAGAACTTGGACCGGAAATGAGAATAACTTTAGCTCCTCTTTTTGCAGCTTCTTCTGCCAATGAAAATCCCATTTTCCCAGAGGAATGATTTCCTATAAACCGAACAGGATCAATGGCCTCGTACGTTGGTCCGGCAGTGATTAAGATAGTTTTCCCTTTTAAAACTGTTTCGCTTTTACTTTCGCTAAAAAAATGCTCAACAGCTTTAAATATTGTTTCAGGTTCGGCCATCCTTCCCTGACCTACTAGACCACTCGCCAGTTCACCACTTTCTGCAGGAATAATAAAATGTCCGAAATCCTCTGCCAATTCTAAGTTCTGTTTTGTGGTAGGATGATCATACATATCCAGATCCATTGCAGGTGCTATGAAAACAGGACATTTCGCCGACATATAGGTTGCTAATACTAAATTATCACACATTCCGTGTGTCATCTTAGCTAAAGTATTAGCAGTACACGGAGCAATAATAATCACATCTGCCCATAAACCCAATTCTACATGACTGTTCCAGCTCCCATTTTCATTATAAAAATCGGTATAAACAGGTTTCTTTGACAATGTTGAAAGACTTAGCTTGGTCACAAAATGCTCCGCATCAGAGGTCATAATAACCTGAACTTCTGCATCTTTTTTTATAAACTCTCTTATCAAAAAATGAATTTTGTAAGCAGCAATTCCTCCAGAAACGGCAATAAGAATCTTTTTTCCGGAAACACTCATTTAGTTTTAATTTTTTAAAATACTAAATTACTTAATTTTTACGACAACAGGTTTACAAACGACAAAGGTCATAAAGAAATTATTCCCTTATGACCTTCATGTATAAAATACAAATGATTTTTATTTTCTCTCTTCAGTCTTTCTGAAGTAAACATCTCCATTTAACCATTCTTCAATAGCAATAGAAGTTGGCTTTGGAAGTTTTTCATAATGTTTAGAGATCTCGATCTGTTCTCTGTTTTCGAAAACTTCTTCCAATGTAGAGTTGTGAACAGCAAATTCATCTAATTTGTTATGCAATTCAGTACGAATTTCTGCATTAATCTGCTCAGCTCTTTTTCCCATGATAACAATAGCTTCATAGATTGAACCTACTTTATCTTCAATCTTATCTTTATCGTAAGTAATAGTATTTACTTCTGCTTTTGTATCTTTTACGCTCATTTTGAGAAATTTATTTATTTATAAGATGGCAAATTTACGAATTATCTTTGGATTTTGAAAGTGGCAGCAGGAGGAGGTGTCTGTAACGCAGCACTATCTCTTTGCATTTGCATTGCTTTCTTCTCTGTAGCAACCTGATCTTTGATCTGCTGCTCCGTTTTATTTCTTGCTTCCAGCTTGTCTACTTCCTTCTTTTGTCTTGCCGTTAACGTTGCCATTCTGGCTTCTGTCTGCTTTTTAACAACTGCAAAATTTTGTTTTTCCTTTTCAAGTTTTTCTCTAAGATCTAATGCTGTTTTGGAATATTCCGTATTTGGAAGTTCTTTCTCAACTTGTCTTGTGAAAGCCAAAGCACTTTCTATACGTTCTTCTTTAAGACCATAGATTGAATTTTGAGCAAGCAAATAACGGGACTTCATCATATAATCATAGATCTTCGGACGAAGTTTTGTACTTGGAAAATCTTCTAATACATTTTCCAAAGCAACAGTTGCGGATTTATAATCCCCCATTTTGTAGTATTGTCTTGCATTCTCGTAAGACTTAAACTCCAATTTATAAGTCAGCTCATCAATAAGCTGGTTGATATTTTTCGATCTTTCAGAATTAGGGTAGTTATTTAAGAAATCCTGTAATTCATTTACTGCTAATTCAGTACTGGTTTGATCTAAGTTATAGTCCATAGATCCTTCATAGTAACATAGGGCAGACATATACGCTGCTTCTTCTGCTCTTGGATCTTTTGGAAAGCTCACAGAAAAGTTTTTAAACTGATGCCCTGCTAGCTTATAATTTTTATCATAATAGTTTGCATAGGCTGTATTAAACCCAACATTAGGGAAATCATCTGTTCCTGCAACAAGATTAGCTAATCTGTCGTAAAGAGCTAAAGCATTTTTCCATTTCTTTTTAGCAAAATTTTCATTAGCTGCTTTTAAGATGAAAGCTTTATCAGCACTTTTCAATGCTTTTTCTTGCTGGCTTGCACATGATGAAATTACAGCTATGGCAAAAAGACCTAAAATATATTTTTTCATATAAAAATTCAACCGTTACCGGATTATACCGATCTATTAATTTGCAAAAATATAACTTTTTTATCAATAGATTTTTTTTTATGATTATTTAACGTAATTTTAGTCAGCTGCGTATCCCAATATTGCAAAAACACTGAGTAAGAGATTCATTCTTACTTTTTTTTCGGCTTCTTTAGCATAAGCTTCTTCATTTTTACTTGGAACATACAATTCATAAAAATTTTTATTTCGAATTACGAACAAGGTAGATCCAATGATTGTTGTAAGTATATCTTCAGGTTTAGGAGTAAATGTAAAGACTCCTGATGCTACCCCTTTCTTGATCACCTCATCTAATTTTTTTACAAATAGCTGGTAAAAATCCAACAGCTCCACTTTCAGATTATCTGTATGTCGTAACTCCTGAGTAACAAATCCATGAAAATAATTATATTTAAATAACTGAGATACAATATACTTTATAATCTCTTTCATTTGCATCTCTGGCTTTCCTTCTTTAATCGTATCTGCAAATTCTGAAAAATTTTCTCTGGTTTTCAAAACCCTGTACTGATAAAGGTAAGACATCATTTTTTCTTTGGAACCAAAGTAATAAGAAATCATTGCTACATTAATATTTGCCTTGGAGCATATATCCCTTACTGATGTCCCTTCATACCCTTTTTTCGCAATCAGCTCCTCTGCAATATCCAGAATATGGATTTGTTTTTCTGTAAATTTTTTTTTCATAAAGTGTCGCTTTCAGTAAAGTTAAGAAATTTTTAACATATTTATAAACGTTTGTTTAAGAATCTCAAATTAATTCTAAATTGTAGTATTTTTGAACATGAATTTTTTTGATTTTCATCATCATAAAAAAAATGTGACTTATGGTATTTACAATGTAGATATTGAAAGCTCCGTACCAGACAGTTTCTATTCTGTGGGCATCCATCCCCAGGACATAAATCCCAATACTATTGAAAAACAGTTTAACTGGCTAGAGTCAGTAATTGATGAAAATTGCTTTACCATTGGAGAATGTGGTCTTGATGGATTAATTTCTGTAGAAATGAAAATTCAGGAAGATATTTTTTTAAGACAAATTAAACTGTCAAATGAATTGAAGAAGCCTCTTGTTATTCATTGTGTAAGAAAATTTTACGAGATCATATCAATTGGAAAAATAGCAGAACAACCCATGATTATTCATGGTTTTAATAAAAAACAAAGTATTGCTGAAGATCTTTTGAAAAATAATTTCTATTTGAGTTTTGGAAAAGCTGTTTTGTATAATTTATCTTTGCAAAATACTTTGAAAAAAGTTCCTTTAAATAAGATCTTTTTAGAAACTGATAATGACGATTTTAATATCCAAGAATTATATCAGAAAGTTTCAGAAATAAAGGGTATTACTTTGGAAAAAATTAATGAACAGATTAAAGAAAATTTAGAGACGATAAAAAATGGATAAATACTGGTTGGAGAGAACAGAGCTTCTTATTAAGGAAAATGGATTGGAAAAACTAAATAAGGCAACTGTTCTTATTGTTGGTTTGGGCGGTGTTGGTTCTTTTGCAGCAGAATTCCTAGCCAGGGCTGGTGTTGGAAGTATGACCATCGTAGACGGTGATACAGTAGATATTACGAATATCAACCGGCAGCTTCCCGCTTTACATTCTACAGTTGGAAAACATAAAGTAGAAGTGGTTGCTGAAAGACTTTTAGATATCAATCCTAACCTCAATCTGGTAAAAATCAATGAGTTTCTAAATCCCGACAGGATGGATGAAGTACTAGATTCCGCAAAATTTGATTTTGTCCTGGATTGTATTGACAGCGTAACCCCTAAAGTGTGTTTAATGATCGCTGCCAGAAGAAGAAGAATAAAGATGGTAAGCTCAATGGGTGCAGGTGGTAAAATGGATCCTAGCAAAGTCTTGGTAAGAGATATCAGTAAAACTCAAAACTGTTATTTAGCAAAGGAAGTAAGAAAAAGACTAAAAAAGGAAAAGATAGATAAAGGAATCAGATGTGTCTTTTCTAATGAACTGCAGAATGAAGAAAGCCTGAAAATGACAGATGGGGCAAATTATAAAAGATCCTTTTATGGTACAATAAGCTACATTCCAGCTATCTTTGGTTTGTATGCAGCAGCTGAAGTTATTAATTATTTAGTAAAAAAGAATTAATGGGAAACTTCAAATATCCAAAAGAGGAAAAGCTTAAAAAAACAAATGAAATTACACTGCTTTTCGAAAAGGGCAAATGGAGAACCAGTGAAAATTTAAGAATTATCCTACTAAAAGACAAACCAAATTTACCTATAGAAAGCTCTAAGTTTGGAGTTTCAGTATCTAAGAGGTATTTCAAGAAAGCGGTAAACAGAAACCGTGTTAAAAGACTCTTAAGAGAATGCTACCGTTTACATAAGGATTTATTTAAAGAGTCTTTTGGAGAAAAAACAATTGCTATGCTTTTTTGGATATCGCCTGAAA is part of the Chryseobacterium paludis genome and encodes:
- a CDS encoding TatD family hydrolase, with amino-acid sequence MNFFDFHHHKKNVTYGIYNVDIESSVPDSFYSVGIHPQDINPNTIEKQFNWLESVIDENCFTIGECGLDGLISVEMKIQEDIFLRQIKLSNELKKPLVIHCVRKFYEIISIGKIAEQPMIIHGFNKKQSIAEDLLKNNFYLSFGKAVLYNLSLQNTLKKVPLNKIFLETDNDDFNIQELYQKVSEIKGITLEKINEQIKENLETIKNG
- the rnpA gene encoding ribonuclease P protein component; its protein translation is MGNFKYPKEEKLKKTNEITLLFEKGKWRTSENLRIILLKDKPNLPIESSKFGVSVSKRYFKKAVNRNRVKRLLRECYRLHKDLFKESFGEKTIAMLFWISPEMPEKFQDVEAQFIKLCQAQKK
- the coaBC gene encoding bifunctional phosphopantothenoylcysteine decarboxylase/phosphopantothenate--cysteine ligase CoaBC; translation: MSVSGKKILIAVSGGIAAYKIHFLIREFIKKDAEVQVIMTSDAEHFVTKLSLSTLSKKPVYTDFYNENGSWNSHVELGLWADVIIIAPCTANTLAKMTHGMCDNLVLATYMSAKCPVFIAPAMDLDMYDHPTTKQNLELAEDFGHFIIPAESGELASGLVGQGRMAEPETIFKAVEHFFSESKSETVLKGKTILITAGPTYEAIDPVRFIGNHSSGKMGFSLAEEAAKRGAKVILISGPSSQTIENKNIDLHKVTSAKEMLDKVFQYYENVDIAIASAAVADYAPKEVAKEKIKKNDDNLTIELVKNPDILKTMGERKVHQFLVGFALETQNEEENAKGKLEKKNLDMIILNSLRDEGAGFKNDTNKIRIFTKTEKKEFELKSKDDVAKDILNFVEYQLLK
- a CDS encoding DNA repair protein RecN encodes the protein MLSKIFIKNFALIDTLEVSLQNGLQVITGETGAGKSIILGALRLILGERADLKSISNTEEKSIVETEFSLNNQFKKFFIENDLDYEHQTIIRREILPSGKSRAFINDVPVTLDILKELSSQLIDIHSQFETSNLFTSEYQFKIIDGLSENKQLITDYQHEFLEFQSLKTQLKKLQTQLSENNKESDYKQFLLSELDDLRLDDVDYEELQNQLSIQENAEMISENLAQVLSRFHQEEIGILSFFNEAKHKLSKIAEVSHSFSEVDKRLEESFVELKDIISELEDEAEKIEANPENLALLSELSNKLNALLLKHNVSNVNDLKEIRDQLSSEQEGASELESHIVEIQENITKKEKSLQSLSEKLSKNRKKSVPVFIKKAEELLKKLGLEKAKVDIELQDASEFNAFGKENIQLLFQANSGFPLKPIQTAISGGERSRVMLAVKKIIAESDELPTLILDEIDTGVSGKVAEEIGNLMREMSEDMQLIVISHLAQVAAKGNNNYKVVKHDVSGKTQSTIIPLNEAEKLNEIAQLLSGSKITEAALAQAKELIG
- a CDS encoding tRNA threonylcarbamoyladenosine dehydratase: MDKYWLERTELLIKENGLEKLNKATVLIVGLGGVGSFAAEFLARAGVGSMTIVDGDTVDITNINRQLPALHSTVGKHKVEVVAERLLDINPNLNLVKINEFLNPDRMDEVLDSAKFDFVLDCIDSVTPKVCLMIAARRRRIKMVSSMGAGGKMDPSKVLVRDISKTQNCYLAKEVRKRLKKEKIDKGIRCVFSNELQNEESLKMTDGANYKRSFYGTISYIPAIFGLYAAAEVINYLVKKN
- a CDS encoding DNA-directed RNA polymerase subunit omega — its product is MSVKDTKAEVNTITYDKDKIEDKVGSIYEAIVIMGKRAEQINAEIRTELHNKLDEFAVHNSTLEEVFENREQIEISKHYEKLPKPTSIAIEEWLNGDVYFRKTEERK
- a CDS encoding outer membrane protein assembly factor BamD, whose amino-acid sequence is MKKYILGLFAIAVISSCASQQEKALKSADKAFILKAANENFAKKKWKNALALYDRLANLVAGTDDFPNVGFNTAYANYYDKNYKLAGHQFKNFSVSFPKDPRAEEAAYMSALCYYEGSMDYNLDQTSTELAVNELQDFLNNYPNSERSKNINQLIDELTYKLEFKSYENARQYYKMGDYKSATVALENVLEDFPSTKLRPKIYDYMMKSRYLLAQNSIYGLKEERIESALAFTRQVEKELPNTEYSKTALDLREKLEKEKQNFAVVKKQTEARMATLTARQKKEVDKLEARNKTEQQIKDQVATEKKAMQMQRDSAALQTPPPAATFKIQR
- the porD gene encoding type IX secretion system protein PorD, whose translation is MKKLISLFLLLFIYNTSFSQELLCTVQVNAQQLGGSNQQVFKTLEKSLKDFINNTSWTGKKLQNFEKIKSNFAIVISKSEGNNKYSGNIVIQAVRPVYSSNYESPLINLQDTKFAFEYVENENLIFNERQFSGKNLIDVISFYVYLVLGYDADSFQSMGGTPWFAKAQQIGQNAQNRGYEGWAQIGSEGPRTRGVLINQLTSPNLSQLRSIFYTYHRAGLDNLFNQDQTQPKKVIYDALLQMKTYENSFQQNYALNLFIETKNDEIFNIFNSNNNGGIVLNDLKQMMMVFAPKFNDKWDKWK
- a CDS encoding TetR/AcrR family transcriptional regulator, which gives rise to MKKKFTEKQIHILDIAEELIAKKGYEGTSVRDICSKANINVAMISYYFGSKEKMMSYLYQYRVLKTRENFSEFADTIKEGKPEMQMKEIIKYIVSQLFKYNYFHGFVTQELRHTDNLKVELLDFYQLFVKKLDEVIKKGVASGVFTFTPKPEDILTTIIGSTLFVIRNKNFYELYVPSKNEEAYAKEAEKKVRMNLLLSVFAILGYAAD